One stretch of Enterobacter sp. RHBSTW-00994 DNA includes these proteins:
- the pgsA gene encoding CDP-diacylglycerol--glycerol-3-phosphate 3-phosphatidyltransferase, producing MRFNIPTLLTLFRVVLIPFFVLAFYLPFVWAPFACALIFLVAAVTDWFDGYLARRWNQSTRFGAFLDPVADKVMVAIAMVLVAEHYHTWWVTLPAATMIGREIIISALREWMAELGKRSSVAVSWIGKVKTTAQMAALVWMLWRPNAWVEWAGIGLLWVAAVLTLWSMLQYLNAARGDLLDQ from the coding sequence ATGCGATTTAATATCCCTACGTTGCTCACACTCTTTCGCGTCGTGCTCATCCCATTCTTTGTATTGGCGTTTTACCTGCCGTTTGTCTGGGCGCCTTTCGCATGTGCACTCATTTTTCTCGTCGCGGCAGTGACCGACTGGTTTGATGGCTACCTGGCGCGTCGCTGGAATCAGAGCACACGTTTTGGCGCATTTCTTGATCCTGTAGCCGATAAGGTGATGGTCGCTATCGCTATGGTTCTGGTTGCTGAGCATTATCATACGTGGTGGGTAACGCTGCCTGCGGCGACGATGATTGGGCGCGAGATCATCATTTCCGCGCTACGGGAATGGATGGCCGAGTTGGGTAAACGCAGCAGCGTCGCGGTGTCGTGGATTGGTAAAGTGAAAACGACAGCGCAAATGGCGGCTCTGGTCTGGATGCTGTGGCGTCCAAACGCGTGGGTTGAGTGGGCGGGAATCGGTCTGCTGTGGGTTGCCGCGGTACTGACGTTGTGGTCAATGCTGCAATATTTGAATGCTGCACGCGGAGATTTGCTTGATCAGTGA
- the uvrC gene encoding excinuclease ABC subunit UvrC, which translates to MSDVFDSKAFLKTVTSQPGVYRMYDAGGTVIYVGKAKDLKKRLSSYFRSNLASRKTEALVALIQNIDVTVTHTETEALLLEHNYIKLYQPRYNVLLRDDKSYPFIFLSGDTHPRLAMHRGAKHAKGEYFGPFPNGYAVRETLALLQKIFPVRQCENSVYRNRSRPCLQYQIGRCLGPCVAGLVSEDEYAQQVDYVRLFLAGKDDQVLTQLIARMEKASQALAFEEAARIRDQIQAVRRVTEKQFVSNTGDDLDVIGVSFDAGLACVHVLFIRQGKVLGSRSYFPKVPGGTELGEVVETFVGQFYLQGSQMRTLPSEILLDFNLDDKTLLADSLSELAGRRVNVQTKPRGDRARYLKLARTNAATALTTKLSQQSTVSQRLTALATLLKLPEVKRMECFDISHTMGEQTVASCVVFDANGPLRAEYRRYNITGITPGDDYAAMNQVLRRRYGKAIEESKIPDVILIDGGKGQLGQAKAVFESLDVPWDKQHPLLLGVAKGADRKAGLETLFFEPEGEGFSLPPDSPALHVIQHIRDESHDHAISGHRKKRAKVKNTSTLETIDGVGPKRRQMLLKYMGGLQGLLNASIEEIAKVPGISQALAEKIYYSLKH; encoded by the coding sequence GTGAGTGATGTGTTCGATTCAAAAGCTTTTCTAAAAACTGTAACCAGCCAGCCAGGTGTCTATCGGATGTATGACGCTGGCGGTACGGTTATCTATGTGGGTAAGGCGAAAGATCTTAAAAAACGCCTTTCCAGCTATTTTCGCAGCAATCTTGCCTCACGCAAGACTGAAGCTCTGGTTGCACTCATACAAAATATAGATGTCACTGTCACCCATACGGAGACAGAAGCGCTTCTGCTTGAGCACAACTACATCAAACTGTATCAGCCTCGCTACAACGTTCTGCTGCGAGATGATAAGTCTTATCCGTTTATTTTCCTGAGCGGTGATACTCATCCGCGTCTGGCGATGCATCGTGGAGCCAAGCACGCTAAGGGTGAATATTTTGGGCCTTTTCCGAACGGTTATGCTGTGCGTGAAACATTGGCTCTGCTGCAAAAAATTTTCCCCGTTCGTCAGTGCGAGAATAGCGTTTACCGCAACCGTTCGCGCCCGTGCTTGCAGTATCAGATTGGTCGCTGTCTGGGGCCTTGTGTCGCCGGCCTGGTGAGCGAAGATGAGTACGCGCAGCAAGTTGATTATGTGCGCCTGTTTTTGGCTGGAAAAGATGACCAGGTGCTGACTCAATTGATTGCGCGTATGGAAAAAGCCAGCCAGGCGCTGGCCTTTGAAGAAGCGGCGCGCATTCGAGATCAAATTCAGGCTGTTCGCAGGGTAACTGAAAAGCAATTTGTGTCGAATACGGGCGATGATCTTGATGTAATTGGCGTTTCCTTCGATGCGGGTCTGGCGTGTGTCCACGTACTGTTTATTCGTCAGGGTAAAGTGCTCGGCAGTCGTAGCTATTTCCCGAAAGTTCCCGGAGGGACGGAACTGGGCGAAGTTGTTGAAACCTTTGTTGGGCAATTTTATCTGCAGGGCAGCCAGATGCGAACGTTGCCTTCTGAGATTCTGCTCGACTTTAATCTTGATGATAAAACCTTGCTGGCAGACTCTCTTTCGGAGCTGGCAGGTCGCCGCGTCAATGTGCAGACAAAGCCACGTGGCGATCGCGCTCGTTACCTGAAGCTGGCGAGAACAAACGCGGCGACAGCACTCACCACAAAACTGTCTCAGCAGTCGACAGTTAGCCAGCGTTTAACGGCACTGGCGACGCTCCTGAAATTACCCGAAGTAAAACGTATGGAGTGTTTTGACATCAGCCATACAATGGGTGAGCAGACGGTCGCGTCATGTGTTGTGTTTGACGCTAATGGCCCGCTGCGTGCGGAATACCGTCGCTACAATATTACCGGAATTACCCCAGGTGATGATTACGCGGCGATGAACCAGGTCCTGCGACGCCGCTATGGTAAAGCCATTGAAGAGAGCAAGATCCCTGATGTTATTTTGATCGATGGCGGCAAAGGGCAACTTGGCCAGGCGAAAGCGGTGTTTGAATCCCTGGATGTTCCCTGGGATAAGCAACACCCGCTGTTATTAGGCGTAGCAAAAGGGGCTGATCGTAAAGCCGGGCTTGAAACACTGTTTTTCGAGCCAGAAGGTGAGGGCTTTAGTTTGCCACCGGATTCACCTGCGCTACACGTTATTCAGCATATCCGCGATGAATCGCATGACCACGCCATTAGCGGTCATCGTAAAAAACGGGCCAAAGTAAAAAACACCAGCACCCTTGAAACGATTGATGGTGTTGGGCCAAAACGTCGACAAATGTTGCTGAAGTATATGGGCGGATTGCAAGGATTACTCAATGCCAGCATAGAGGAAATTGCAAAAGTGCCGGGTATTTCGCAAGCCCTGGCAGAAAAGATCTACTACTCGTTGAAACATTGA